A genomic segment from Variovorax paradoxus B4 encodes:
- a CDS encoding LysR family transcriptional regulator: MHKVNEHGGGQRPLPRNLDVTLLELFDCIGRTRNLSAAGAQLGMSQPTVSRALGRLRTMYGDQLFIRQPRGVAPTPLAEALAAPMAAALEALRATFSRPGFDPTQEDRVFRVAMSDIGERLFLPRLMQHVAREAPHVSIDAITSQVQLQDGLGSGHIDLAVGFFGPLSKQLHQRRLFRERFVYVARSNHPSLDGHLPREQLREIGHVVGGPEGMEHAAAVQKVLAGPRVRARVALRVHSFLCIAPVVAATDLIGVIPSNLATVVAGHIPLQVLDPPVQFPGFDVTMTWHQRHHGDAASIWLRNTFFELFKSGVNARD; this comes from the coding sequence ATGCATAAAGTGAATGAACACGGCGGCGGGCAACGTCCCTTGCCGCGCAACCTCGACGTCACGCTGTTGGAACTGTTCGACTGCATCGGTCGTACGCGAAACTTGTCGGCCGCCGGGGCACAGCTGGGAATGTCTCAACCGACGGTGAGCCGTGCCTTGGGCCGCCTGCGGACGATGTACGGCGATCAACTGTTCATCCGACAGCCCCGTGGCGTCGCTCCGACGCCATTGGCCGAAGCACTCGCCGCGCCCATGGCGGCCGCGCTGGAAGCGCTGCGCGCCACGTTCAGCCGGCCGGGGTTCGACCCAACCCAGGAGGACCGGGTCTTTCGCGTCGCGATGAGCGACATTGGGGAGCGGCTGTTCCTGCCTCGCCTCATGCAACACGTCGCGCGGGAAGCGCCGCACGTCTCGATCGACGCGATCACGAGTCAGGTGCAGTTGCAGGACGGGCTGGGTTCGGGCCACATCGATCTGGCGGTCGGCTTCTTCGGGCCGCTCAGCAAGCAACTGCACCAGCGCCGCCTTTTTCGCGAGCGCTTCGTGTACGTGGCAAGGAGCAACCACCCTTCGCTCGACGGGCACCTGCCTCGGGAGCAGCTCCGCGAGATCGGCCACGTCGTAGGGGGCCCGGAAGGGATGGAGCATGCTGCAGCCGTGCAGAAAGTGCTCGCAGGCCCGAGGGTACGGGCTCGTGTGGCATTGCGTGTGCACAGCTTCCTTTGCATCGCACCCGTCGTTGCTGCAACCGACCTGATCGGCGTGATTCCAAGTAATCTGGCCACGGTAGTTGCCGGCCATATACCGCTGCAGGTTCTGGACCCTCCTGTGCAGTTTCCCGGATTCGACGTCACCATGACGTGGCACCAGCGGCACCACGGGGATGCCGCGAGCATCTGGCTGCGCAATACCTTTTTCGAGTTGTTCAAGTCCGGTGTGAACGCCCGTGATTGA
- a CDS encoding FAD-dependent oxidoreductase, with amino-acid sequence MKTMIEESKNLPVFGEYDVVIAGGGPSGIAAAVSAARHGARTLLVEHYGFLGGMGTAGGVTNFAGLYGRHNGEMQQMVHGVVDDLLPRLEALGGLNQPQDGMQGRIRVRSYDVSAYKCAADQMLDAAGVQCLFHASAADVLMEGERIAALVVETKSGRLAIRGGVFIDCTGDGDVAARAGVPFVVGDGAGSGLFPTTMFRVGHVDPEPALSAIGEFSAINHFMERAHKQHPDRYQFPREGAILRPQINPTEWRANVTQLRNAEGGAMNGVDARQLSEGEKEGRRQIVNYFHFLREQVPGFEKSRIVDIAPQVGIRETRRIEGVYALSGADILDSARFDDSIGINTWPMELHAEGRIEWRFPTDTERPFNDLPWRMLVPRNVENLLVAGRCASMTHEGQSAARVSGGCFVMGQAAGTAAALAGSAPVQAIDVARLRRSLVSDGVRIQIE; translated from the coding sequence ATGAAAACCATGATCGAAGAATCAAAGAACCTTCCTGTGTTCGGCGAATACGACGTCGTCATTGCAGGCGGTGGGCCTTCCGGCATCGCCGCCGCCGTCAGTGCGGCACGTCACGGTGCGCGCACGCTCCTGGTCGAGCACTACGGCTTTCTTGGCGGAATGGGAACCGCGGGTGGCGTGACGAACTTTGCCGGCCTGTACGGACGCCACAACGGAGAGATGCAGCAGATGGTGCATGGCGTGGTGGATGACCTGCTCCCGCGCCTCGAGGCACTGGGGGGGCTGAATCAACCCCAGGACGGCATGCAGGGGCGCATCCGTGTCAGGTCCTACGATGTCTCCGCCTACAAATGCGCCGCCGACCAGATGCTCGATGCCGCTGGCGTCCAGTGTCTCTTTCACGCTTCCGCCGCAGATGTGCTGATGGAAGGCGAACGGATTGCAGCACTCGTCGTGGAAACCAAGTCGGGGCGTTTGGCGATCCGCGGTGGCGTGTTCATCGACTGCACCGGCGATGGCGACGTCGCGGCCCGCGCGGGTGTTCCGTTTGTCGTCGGCGATGGTGCCGGCAGCGGGCTTTTCCCGACGACCATGTTTCGTGTGGGTCACGTCGACCCCGAGCCCGCCCTCTCCGCGATCGGTGAGTTCAGCGCGATCAACCATTTCATGGAACGGGCTCACAAGCAGCATCCGGACCGCTATCAGTTCCCGCGCGAAGGCGCCATCCTGCGCCCGCAGATCAACCCGACCGAGTGGCGCGCCAACGTGACCCAGCTGCGAAACGCCGAAGGTGGCGCGATGAACGGCGTCGATGCCCGGCAACTCAGCGAGGGCGAGAAGGAAGGCAGGCGCCAGATCGTGAACTACTTTCACTTCTTGCGCGAGCAGGTGCCCGGCTTCGAGAAGTCGCGGATCGTGGACATCGCACCGCAGGTCGGCATCCGCGAGACCCGGCGCATTGAAGGCGTCTACGCGCTCAGTGGTGCGGACATTCTTGATTCGGCGCGGTTCGACGACAGCATCGGCATCAACACCTGGCCGATGGAACTGCATGCCGAAGGACGCATCGAGTGGCGTTTTCCGACAGACACCGAGAGGCCGTTCAACGACCTGCCCTGGCGAATGCTCGTTCCCCGCAATGTCGAGAATCTGCTGGTGGCGGGGCGCTGCGCATCGATGACGCACGAGGGTCAATCGGCAGCGCGCGTCAGTGGGGGCTGCTTCGTGATGGGGCAAGCTGCGGGCACCGCCGCCGCCCTGGCCGGGTCCGCCCCGGTGCAAGCCATCGATGTCGCACGCTTGCGGCGAAGTCTGGTGTCGGACGGCGTCCGCATCCAGATCGAGTGA
- a CDS encoding tannase/feruloyl esterase family alpha/beta hydrolase codes for MRDPAQGVPRAKLPMIHKAVLAACDAQDGLVDGLLQEPGKCKFDPATIACSLGKNGDTCLTPGEVAAMKRFWAPITGNDGRPVFPGSPYGAELTSEWLGRPEPGESSWAWFWRGPMFEDTSYDIAGKLNVDDPSDFQLAKQKLGPTYDAVNPDLSQFAARRGKLILWHGLQDQLITPLRTKQYVDEVNETMGPQRTSSFMRSYFPPGVNHCRGGAGPIPDEYDLLSKVVNWVEKEQAPEAVTAAHRNPAGEIDRTMPVCPYPQIARYDGKGSPNVASSFICRMPSK; via the coding sequence ATGCGCGATCCGGCGCAAGGCGTCCCGCGAGCCAAGCTGCCCATGATCCACAAGGCAGTGCTGGCCGCATGCGACGCGCAGGACGGTCTGGTCGATGGGCTGCTGCAGGAGCCTGGAAAGTGCAAATTCGACCCGGCGACGATCGCATGTTCTCTTGGAAAGAACGGCGATACGTGTCTGACGCCCGGCGAAGTGGCGGCCATGAAGCGATTCTGGGCGCCGATCACCGGCAACGACGGCCGGCCTGTCTTTCCCGGCTCGCCATACGGCGCAGAGCTCACCTCTGAATGGCTGGGTCGACCTGAGCCGGGAGAGTCGAGTTGGGCATGGTTCTGGCGCGGACCGATGTTCGAGGACACTTCTTACGACATCGCGGGAAAGCTGAACGTCGATGATCCGAGCGATTTCCAGCTGGCCAAGCAGAAGCTGGGGCCGACGTATGACGCAGTCAATCCCGACCTGAGCCAGTTTGCAGCCCGTCGCGGCAAGTTGATCCTCTGGCACGGACTCCAAGACCAACTGATCACTCCGCTGCGAACCAAGCAGTACGTGGATGAAGTGAACGAAACGATGGGCCCTCAGCGCACCTCGAGCTTCATGAGGTCCTACTTCCCGCCAGGCGTGAATCATTGCCGCGGAGGTGCGGGCCCCATTCCGGACGAGTACGACCTGCTGTCGAAGGTCGTTAACTGGGTAGAGAAAGAGCAGGCCCCCGAAGCCGTCACGGCCGCTCACCGAAACCCTGCAGGGGAAATCGACCGAACGATGCCTGTTTGTCCATACCCTCAGATCGCCCGATATGACGGCAAAGGCAGTCCCAACGTGGCAAGCAGCTTTATCTGTCGAATGCCATCCAAGTAA
- a CDS encoding IS5 family transposase, producing the protein MSQISFADAEQAGKRKKTRREVFLAEMELVVPWKALLKVIEPHYPVAGRGRRPYPLQAMLRVHLMQNWFALSDPAMEEALYEIASLRTFAGLGLEAIPDETTILNFRHLLEASDLAEDIFKQVNAHLARKGLLLKRGSIVDATIIAAPSSTKNSTGERDPEMHQTKKGNQWHFGMKAHIAVDAESGLVHTVTTTAANEADVEQVNDLLHGKEEQVWADSGYRGAQARVKRDVQWHIAGRPSDMAKMPEGRAKARARKNEYEKARVRAKVEHPFRVIKRQFGLVKVRFKGLAKNTAHVITLFALSNLWMARKKLMAVMGQVCPQTA; encoded by the coding sequence ATGAGTCAGATCAGTTTTGCGGATGCGGAGCAAGCGGGCAAGAGGAAGAAGACGAGGCGCGAAGTCTTCCTTGCCGAGATGGAACTGGTGGTGCCGTGGAAAGCGCTGCTCAAGGTCATCGAGCCCCACTATCCAGTGGCGGGCCGAGGCCGTCGGCCCTACCCGCTGCAAGCCATGCTGCGCGTGCACCTGATGCAGAACTGGTTCGCTCTGAGCGACCCGGCGATGGAAGAAGCCCTGTATGAGATCGCCTCGCTGCGCACGTTCGCCGGACTCGGTCTGGAGGCGATCCCCGATGAGACGACCATCCTGAACTTCCGTCACCTGCTGGAAGCCAGCGATCTGGCCGAAGACATCTTCAAGCAGGTCAACGCCCACCTGGCCAGGAAGGGGTTGCTCCTGAAGCGCGGCTCCATCGTGGACGCCACGATCATCGCGGCGCCCAGTTCCACCAAGAACAGCACGGGCGAGCGAGACCCCGAGATGCATCAGACGAAGAAGGGCAACCAGTGGCACTTCGGCATGAAGGCGCACATCGCGGTGGATGCCGAGTCGGGACTGGTGCACACGGTGACGACTACCGCAGCCAACGAGGCAGACGTGGAACAGGTGAATGACTTGCTGCATGGCAAGGAAGAGCAGGTGTGGGCCGACTCGGGCTACCGGGGCGCGCAGGCGCGGGTGAAGCGCGATGTGCAGTGGCACATTGCGGGCCGGCCCAGCGACATGGCGAAGATGCCCGAGGGACGTGCCAAGGCCAGAGCGCGCAAGAACGAATATGAGAAGGCCAGAGTGCGCGCAAAGGTGGAGCATCCGTTCCGGGTGATCAAGCGCCAGTTCGGTCTCGTGAAGGTGAGGTTCAAGGGGCTGGCCAAGAACACGGCGCATGTGATCACGTTGTTTGCGCTGTCCAATCTGTGGATGGCGCGCAAGAAACTGATGGCGGTGATGGGACAGGTGTGTCCGCAAACAGCCTGA
- a CDS encoding Bug family tripartite tricarboxylate transporter substrate binding protein, translated as MIARREILIGGVVALAGLPVRAQPLMTRPVRVVTPFPAGSGPDAALRVVGEALARKWGQPVVVDNRPGGNGFIAIAAFKNAPPDHHTLLLIDSNQATTHPHTFARLPYDVEKDLQPVGMILRTPFFVAVAPDSPLRGVEDIVAAAKARPNAVTYGSWFMGSPGHIGALQLQVLRGISMTHVPYRDFGQLYAAVATKEVDWALGSIASAGALERAGKLRFIALAASRRDSLYPNVPATAELPKLREFDVSAWAGLFAARSTPTPVAEQLAADLRDALDRPEVAERYRTFGYEAPRLAPDAYSQLIRKETAAWGQVIRSANLKLD; from the coding sequence ATGATCGCTCGGCGTGAGATTCTCATCGGTGGCGTGGTTGCGCTCGCCGGACTTCCGGTGCGGGCCCAGCCGCTCATGACCAGACCCGTCCGTGTGGTTACACCTTTTCCGGCGGGCAGCGGCCCCGACGCGGCGCTGCGCGTTGTGGGCGAAGCGCTGGCGCGCAAGTGGGGTCAGCCGGTGGTGGTGGACAACCGCCCCGGCGGCAACGGCTTCATCGCGATCGCCGCATTCAAAAACGCGCCGCCGGACCACCATACGCTCCTGCTCATCGACAGCAACCAGGCGACAACGCACCCTCACACGTTCGCACGCCTGCCGTACGACGTCGAGAAAGATCTGCAGCCGGTCGGCATGATCCTGCGAACGCCATTCTTCGTGGCCGTTGCGCCAGACAGTCCCTTGCGCGGTGTCGAGGACATCGTCGCGGCCGCAAAGGCGAGGCCCAATGCAGTGACCTATGGTTCCTGGTTCATGGGGAGTCCAGGACACATTGGGGCCCTCCAGTTGCAGGTCTTGCGTGGGATCAGCATGACGCATGTGCCTTATCGCGACTTTGGCCAGCTGTACGCCGCTGTTGCGACCAAAGAAGTCGACTGGGCCCTCGGCAGCATCGCGAGCGCCGGGGCGCTGGAGCGCGCCGGAAAGTTGCGATTCATTGCCTTGGCGGCGTCAAGGCGCGACTCGCTCTATCCCAACGTGCCTGCCACGGCAGAACTTCCCAAACTGCGCGAGTTCGACGTCAGTGCCTGGGCCGGCCTCTTTGCCGCACGTTCGACGCCGACGCCTGTTGCGGAGCAACTCGCTGCAGACCTCCGCGATGCACTGGACCGGCCGGAAGTGGCCGAACGCTACCGCACGTTCGGCTACGAAGCCCCAAGACTTGCGCCTGACGCCTATTCGCAGCTGATCAGGAAGGAAACCGCCGCTTGGGGGCAGGTCATCCGCAGCGCGAATCTCAAGCTCGACTGA
- a CDS encoding Bug family tripartite tricarboxylate transporter substrate binding protein: MRLSQPRKWLISLSMGLAAASLHAQTYPRGPLHLVVPFAAGSTPDLVARLVGERLGTRLGQPVVVDNKPGASGNIGTNAVAKAAPDGQTLGIGIASTLAVNALLYKKMPYAPGRDIELITVAASQPAVLVASSRFAADNAADLLTELKKNPAKYSFASIGAGSASHLAMQALAARASANLVHVPYPGSGAAVTAIISGEVDMGVLPAATVMPFVKSGRIKALAIASSKRSAFLPQLPTLAEVGAPEIQADAWIGIVAPARTSPAIVNHLHSELVQILAEPSIREKLRAQYMEPVANTPAQFRSMVNDEVARWKPVIEKNGITLD, encoded by the coding sequence ATGCGGCTTTCCCAGCCACGCAAGTGGCTCATTTCACTCTCAATGGGCTTGGCTGCGGCCTCGCTCCACGCACAGACCTACCCGCGGGGCCCGCTCCACCTCGTCGTGCCCTTCGCGGCGGGCTCGACGCCCGATCTGGTCGCCCGGCTCGTCGGCGAGAGACTCGGAACGCGGCTGGGTCAACCGGTCGTCGTGGACAACAAGCCGGGAGCGTCCGGCAACATCGGAACCAATGCGGTGGCCAAGGCAGCCCCGGATGGGCAGACGCTCGGCATCGGGATCGCGAGCACGCTGGCCGTGAACGCCCTGCTCTACAAGAAGATGCCCTACGCCCCTGGGCGCGACATTGAGCTCATCACGGTCGCCGCGTCTCAGCCCGCCGTCCTGGTTGCGTCTTCCAGGTTTGCGGCGGACAACGCCGCCGATCTGCTCACTGAGTTGAAGAAGAACCCGGCCAAGTACAGCTTCGCGTCCATCGGTGCCGGATCGGCGTCGCACCTCGCGATGCAGGCCCTCGCAGCACGCGCTTCCGCCAACCTTGTGCACGTGCCATACCCCGGCTCGGGCGCCGCGGTCACGGCAATCATCTCGGGCGAAGTCGACATGGGGGTGCTGCCGGCCGCAACGGTCATGCCTTTTGTGAAATCAGGGCGGATCAAGGCTCTGGCGATCGCTTCGTCGAAGCGATCGGCATTTCTGCCCCAATTGCCGACGCTTGCGGAGGTCGGGGCACCCGAGATCCAGGCGGATGCCTGGATCGGGATCGTCGCGCCGGCCAGAACGTCACCCGCGATCGTCAACCACTTGCACAGTGAACTCGTGCAGATCCTCGCCGAGCCATCGATCCGAGAGAAGCTCCGCGCGCAATACATGGAGCCTGTCGCGAACACCCCGGCGCAGTTTCGCAGCATGGTGAACGACGAGGTGGCGCGCTGGAAACCGGTGATCGAGAAGAACGGCATCACGCTGGACTGA
- a CDS encoding VOC family protein: MINLLDIRYVRLGTRDSGQANRFAREVLGLEQVRREAGASYFRSDSRDHTLVYFEGDPSDHTVGFELRTTDELDHAAAELSNSGVEVRAGTPYECEQRHVKAFVHFKDPTGNKIDLVVNPHHSGRRYFPSRDAGITGFSHVGLCTTDAARDERFWTQMLGARVSDRIGDAALLRIDDVHHKVALFPTTRAGVQHVNHQVEGLDDIMRSWYMLQKAGVPIAFGPGRHPTSGAMFLYFRGPDDMIFEYSSGVRLIGAEEEASYQPRQFPRAPESFCMWGSVPDIAEFRRPPGDGAQT; the protein is encoded by the coding sequence ATGATCAACCTTCTCGACATCCGCTATGTGCGCCTGGGGACCCGCGACTCTGGCCAGGCAAACCGCTTCGCTCGCGAAGTGCTTGGACTGGAACAGGTACGCCGGGAAGCAGGCGCCAGCTACTTTCGCAGCGACAGTCGCGACCACACCCTGGTGTACTTCGAAGGCGATCCATCGGACCACACTGTAGGTTTCGAACTTCGCACGACCGATGAACTGGATCACGCAGCAGCCGAGCTCAGCAACAGCGGTGTCGAAGTTCGCGCAGGTACACCATACGAATGCGAGCAGCGTCACGTCAAAGCATTCGTGCATTTCAAGGACCCCACGGGCAACAAGATCGACCTGGTTGTGAATCCGCACCACAGCGGCCGGCGGTACTTCCCATCACGCGACGCAGGTATCACCGGCTTCAGCCACGTGGGACTGTGCACCACGGATGCGGCGCGCGACGAGCGCTTCTGGACGCAAATGCTTGGTGCGCGGGTGAGCGACCGCATCGGGGATGCAGCGCTGCTTCGCATCGATGACGTGCATCACAAGGTGGCGCTGTTTCCTACCACGCGAGCAGGCGTACAGCACGTCAACCACCAGGTCGAAGGCCTCGACGACATCATGCGGTCCTGGTACATGCTGCAGAAGGCCGGCGTGCCGATTGCCTTCGGACCCGGACGGCACCCTACCTCGGGCGCGATGTTCCTGTACTTCAGGGGCCCGGACGACATGATCTTCGAGTACTCATCGGGCGTGCGCCTCATTGGCGCAGAGGAGGAAGCGTCCTACCAGCCCCGCCAGTTTCCGCGGGCCCCGGAGTCGTTCTGCATGTGGGGTTCCGTCCCGGACATTGCCGAGTTTCGACGGCCTCCGGGCGATGGAGCGCAGACATGA
- a CDS encoding class II aldolase/adducin family protein, with protein MKAAEHVERQLRIAARSLGRRGLAHAYGHCSVRLDEQHFLVCAPRPMALIAPGESGQVVRIDGPLPEGVLGEVRLHQQLYRRRPHVQAVARTMPPSLMALGTARRTPKARHGMGAYFGAGAALWDDPQLVRDDALAAAVIDAMGDSNAVVMRGNGVVVAADSLPQVVSLTWFLEDAARLELAVLSAGLEAESAVLAAGERERRATASGGIFERMWEYLCDGDPEIQ; from the coding sequence ATGAAGGCTGCAGAGCATGTCGAGCGCCAGCTTCGCATCGCGGCGCGCTCCCTGGGACGGCGTGGCCTTGCGCATGCGTATGGCCACTGCAGCGTCAGGCTCGATGAACAGCATTTCCTGGTTTGTGCCCCGCGGCCGATGGCCCTGATCGCGCCGGGAGAGTCCGGACAAGTGGTGCGGATCGACGGCCCCCTGCCGGAGGGTGTTCTCGGGGAAGTGCGCCTGCACCAACAGCTCTATCGCCGGCGCCCTCATGTGCAGGCAGTGGCACGCACGATGCCGCCCTCGCTCATGGCGCTCGGGACCGCCCGGCGAACTCCGAAGGCGCGGCACGGCATGGGGGCGTACTTCGGCGCCGGTGCCGCGCTCTGGGATGACCCCCAACTCGTTCGCGATGACGCCCTTGCTGCTGCGGTGATCGATGCGATGGGCGACTCGAACGCCGTCGTGATGCGGGGAAACGGAGTGGTGGTTGCCGCTGACTCGCTGCCCCAGGTGGTTTCACTCACCTGGTTCCTGGAGGACGCCGCGCGCCTGGAACTGGCCGTACTTTCCGCCGGTCTCGAGGCGGAATCCGCGGTGCTGGCCGCCGGGGAGCGTGAGCGTCGTGCCACCGCTTCAGGGGGAATCTTCGAACGCATGTGGGAATACCTCTGCGACGGCGATCCTGAAATTCAATAA
- a CDS encoding M20 metallopeptidase family protein, which produces MLEWRRHIHANPELSWQETETVRYIAQILATMPGYEVQTGVAGTGIKAVLRGGKPGPVVALRAELDALPVQERNNLPFRSNKKAIYRGQEAFVGHVCGHDTHMAMLLGAARVFSEMRAELPGTVVLIFQPAEEGGPGNGGAVKMVEAGVLDNPKVDLVMGQHITATGPSGAVAYRSGAVFSSADNFVITLAGKGGHGSAPWASNDPVLAAAEIVQSLQGIISHRINQQDGITVLTIGMLQSGNRTNILPETAEIGGTVRTFSKENQRIVREEITRRAQKIAESHQLKVEVKVGSGGYDMVISDPALTKALVPAFDAAAADLGVAMEAPPSMASDDFSSLTSTGVPSVFWRLYASPFPGKPGVPNHSPEFVVDEGAMKVGVRALVATTMQYMAVAGPRGVSR; this is translated from the coding sequence GTGCTCGAATGGCGCCGGCACATTCACGCAAATCCCGAGCTGTCTTGGCAGGAAACGGAAACGGTGCGCTACATCGCACAGATTCTTGCGACGATGCCGGGCTACGAGGTTCAGACCGGCGTCGCCGGCACCGGCATCAAAGCCGTGCTGCGCGGCGGCAAGCCGGGGCCGGTGGTGGCGCTGCGGGCCGAACTCGATGCGCTTCCCGTGCAAGAGCGCAACAATCTGCCGTTCAGGTCGAACAAAAAGGCCATCTACCGCGGCCAGGAAGCCTTTGTCGGCCATGTGTGCGGCCACGACACCCACATGGCGATGCTGCTCGGTGCGGCGCGGGTGTTCTCCGAGATGCGGGCCGAACTGCCGGGGACCGTGGTGCTGATCTTCCAGCCCGCCGAGGAAGGCGGGCCCGGCAATGGCGGGGCCGTCAAGATGGTCGAGGCGGGCGTCCTGGACAACCCGAAGGTCGATCTCGTGATGGGCCAGCACATCACCGCCACCGGCCCGTCGGGAGCCGTCGCCTACCGCTCGGGCGCGGTGTTTTCCAGCGCTGACAATTTTGTGATCACTCTCGCCGGCAAGGGCGGACACGGATCGGCGCCCTGGGCATCGAACGACCCCGTCCTTGCGGCGGCCGAGATCGTGCAATCACTGCAGGGCATCATCAGCCATCGGATCAATCAACAGGACGGGATCACGGTACTGACCATCGGCATGCTGCAAAGCGGCAACCGCACCAACATCCTGCCGGAGACCGCCGAGATCGGTGGCACGGTCCGCACCTTCTCGAAGGAGAACCAGCGCATCGTGCGCGAGGAGATCACGCGCCGCGCGCAGAAGATCGCCGAGAGCCATCAACTGAAGGTGGAGGTCAAGGTGGGCTCGGGAGGGTACGACATGGTCATCAGCGACCCCGCATTGACCAAGGCCCTGGTGCCGGCCTTCGATGCGGCAGCGGCGGACCTGGGCGTGGCCATGGAAGCGCCTCCCAGCATGGCATCCGACGATTTCAGTTCGCTGACCTCGACAGGCGTGCCGAGCGTTTTCTGGCGGCTGTATGCATCGCCCTTCCCTGGCAAGCCCGGCGTACCGAATCATTCGCCCGAATTCGTGGTGGATGAAGGCGCAATGAAGGTCGGTGTCAGGGCCTTGGTGGCGACCACGATGCAGTACATGGCGGTTGCGGGCCCGCGCGGCGTCAGCCGCTGA
- a CDS encoding LysR family transcriptional regulator, whose product MDMRLLAVFDEVYKTRSVTRAAENLDLPQTSVSLALARMRRQFNDPLFVRTGEGMVPTPHAADLLGPLRQALELLRGATRQQVVFDAGSSRRHFRICMTDVSHLEFLPRLIHRVAQDAPSVHVEVLRIGPDTRRLLENGEADLAVGYMPELEAGFYQQQLFEQGFSCVVRNDHPQVGKRMTPTLFKREKHVAITAPGTGHDLLQQQLKRLGVERRLALSLPTLPGLGNLLAQSDLVATVPERVAQMLVSIAEVKLLAPPFELPVFAIKQHWHERFHLDPANRWLRSMIAEMFLE is encoded by the coding sequence ATGGACATGCGGCTTCTTGCGGTTTTTGACGAGGTCTACAAGACGCGCAGCGTCACGCGCGCGGCTGAGAACCTCGACCTTCCGCAGACGTCCGTGAGCTTGGCCCTCGCTCGAATGCGGCGGCAGTTCAACGATCCGCTGTTCGTGCGAACCGGCGAGGGCATGGTGCCAACGCCTCACGCCGCCGACCTTCTGGGACCGTTGCGCCAGGCTCTGGAATTGCTTCGGGGGGCCACCCGCCAGCAGGTCGTGTTCGATGCCGGAAGTTCTCGCCGGCATTTCAGGATATGCATGACGGACGTCAGCCATCTCGAGTTCCTGCCACGGCTGATCCACCGTGTCGCTCAGGATGCGCCTTCCGTCCATGTCGAGGTATTGCGCATAGGGCCTGATACGCGCCGGTTGCTTGAGAACGGAGAGGCGGACCTCGCCGTGGGCTACATGCCGGAACTCGAGGCCGGCTTCTATCAACAGCAGCTCTTCGAACAGGGCTTCTCATGCGTGGTGAGAAATGACCACCCGCAAGTGGGAAAACGCATGACGCCGACGCTGTTCAAGCGCGAGAAGCACGTGGCAATCACGGCGCCTGGAACGGGACACGATCTGCTGCAGCAACAGCTCAAGCGCCTCGGTGTCGAACGCCGGCTTGCGCTATCGCTTCCGACCTTGCCCGGCTTGGGAAACCTGCTTGCGCAATCCGACCTCGTCGCGACCGTGCCGGAGCGGGTCGCGCAAATGCTGGTCAGCATTGCCGAGGTGAAGTTGCTCGCCCCACCCTTTGAACTGCCGGTCTTTGCGATCAAGCAGCACTGGCATGAGCGTTTTCACCTCGACCCGGCGAACCGTTGGCTCCGTTCGATGATCGCCGAGATGTTTCTCGAGTGA